The genomic DNA AGTATTCCACAATCACATCATGCAATAACAGCCAACGTTAGAGGAAAAGCAAGAATGGAAATGTCAGTTACTGTATTTGACTGAGGATTCTCTCAATCCAAGCAGATATCCCAGACATGAGGATTTGTGCAGgccacaggtgtcaaactcattccatgggttttcgctcctcccttgtacttgattgatccATTACGGTCACTGATTATTTAGGAActccccctcacctggttgtgtaGGTCTTAATTGGACAAATTGAAAGGAAATAAAGAAAACTAGCACATACtcagccctccatggaatgagttcgACATTCATGATCACCATTTAATGGCCATGGCAGAGCTTGGTGCTTGAGTATTCACAACTGGGCCTGAAGTGGGATGGTGGTGTGCGGTCCTTCCTGGCCTCTGTGGAGTGGTTCCTGACCACCTTACAGTGGATGGCACAGCTCACGCAGTAGTGCAGTTTCACATTGAGCTTGGGCAAAACAGGCTTGCCAGAAGAAAGGATGTTTGAGTATGAAGTGTAATAAACCAAGGATCTGGTGGATCTAATCAAACAAAATACATGCTCCAGTGCCATTCAATGCTAGCATCACATGACTAGTTGCCCTCAGACCATTCAACAATCTACTCACATTCAAACACGCTAGCCTCTGAGATATCTACGGCAGCAGCCTCAACAATGTTCCTGATGACAAACTTTTTTTATGGCCTTGTCCCTGCACATGCCCACAGCCCTTCTTGGCACGACCACAGTTCCGTCTCTTCTTAGTctataaacaaagacataatgAATATCTTGAAACATCAGCAGAGGCTCACTGTCGAGTTATTCACAAGTGTTCCTCAACTCCAGTCCTTTGTGTAGGTTCATTTCAGCCAATTAGCTACTCCCATTAGCAAGACTCAATCAACTGATCTAAAAACATCACAAATGCTGCATCAGTAATTACAGTATAATTAATATAGGTATAATAATGTGTTTAtcacaaacatacagtgcataCAAAGAACCAACCTGCGATATACCGACTCTTGGTCAACCAAAACAAAACCCATGTTTCAAGCAGGCTCAAGTTCAGTTTCCTCAACTTAAGCCTTATTCAACATACAAAAAGAGAAAATGTTTATAATTGTTGCCTAAGAGTTTCCTATTAGTGCAGTGGTCTTTGCCAGAATATGCAAGAAACTAGCTAACCAACCATACCGTACCGGCAAATTAGCAATCTAGTTAACTAGCTGGTCCACAGTTATACAATATTCAATTAAAAAGCCTGACTTACTGCATCAACAGTCACAGTACTGTATAAATGATTTTTATGGCTTTGTTTTTTATTAATATTAATGAGTATGTAAAACAAATAATTCAGTTGAGTTGTTATATAAtgaattgaaatgtatttaacGTAACTTTAGACAACTTTAATTCATCATGGGAAATCAACCCTGTGAATTGTATTTGACTGATCAGTTGATTCAACATCTTCATGAATGATATCACCACACAGGTCAGCGCAGGTTACACAGGGCAGCACAGATTCAAAGTATTTTGTCCATTTTCGATGAGAGGTCGATTGGCACTGACTGTGAGATGATTCTAAACCGTTTGAGCCTTTGAATTACGCGTTCCACATGAACCCTCACGTTGGCTATCAATCTTGTACATGTGGTGTCCTCCACTGACAGCTGTGCGcctctttttgtgaaggctggaATTGTTCATTTAACCTTCCTCTCATACACCAGTTCATGGATTGTGAAGCCCCGGTCAGCCATGACCTCATCATCTGGACAGAGGTTCTCCGAGAACCTAGAATGCAACGTTATATATTTGTTGCTACATCTACCTCCATATGATGAAGAAATTAACATCACCAGACCGACCACAAGGTACTTGATAGTGTTCTGGGTGTAGTAATGGTTGAATGACTCCCCCCTTTAATCCAGATTATTGCATTCTGTAAAGCAATTTCTGAGCAGTCGATAATCCAGGTTGGTCCTTGGTAGTAGTCCTTAAAACATTGTGGTATTGTAGCACGGATGATCTCCCTTGGCAACCATGGAATGTACTCCCTCAGACTATCTTCCATCATGTCAATCCAATAACTAATCACTCAACTGACAATACCCTGGAAAACACCAAACCTTTCTGCTAGGTACTGCTGCAGCAAGTTGAGCTTCATCAGTGTCATCAGAAGTTGGTCTAATTGAAAGCTGCCTTTGTAGAAGGGTAGAAGATGTTCTACCAGGAGGGTAGAAAGGGCAGCAAGAGACAAGCCTGTATGCAGTCAACAGAGTGCTTCATTCCTCAGCAGGGTTTTGTAGAGCGGTGCTGCTGGGCACTGTATCCCTGCCTCACAGGTAGTGAGCTTTACATGATCACCTGAGCTGTAGTTGTGATCACTTAGAGATGGGTCTTCCCATTGGGTTTGGGCATCCTTCTCTGAAGGTAAATCCATTCTTTCTATTCGTGTTGGCCAATCCCCATTTTCAATTTGGTGAAAACTTGAACCTGTTGTGTCATCTGTTAAGAAATCAGTATGGCTTGTCAATGGACAATTTAGAACAAAACACCATACTGCATGGATGCTCCTAAAAATATGTAATAATCATAGTAATTaagtatatatacatattttttattgAGTTGTAGAGGAAATAAATGGTGCTATTATGAGACTGCTTAGCTACAAGAGCAAGAGGGAGACACAAAATGAGAGCATGCAAACTGCTCAAGCGTTTGGCTTAACGTTACCTGTCACTGATGACTGCCTGACCAACACCCGACGCGTCTTCACGAGTGGAGTATCGTAGCCAAGCCATTTTTCTGGGTGTGGATGCTCCACTGTAAACTTATTGTCAAAGAATTGGTAGGAGCATACAAAGGGACGTTTTGGTGATTTCTTTAGATTAAACGCTTTGAGCCAGAGCCGCAAAGACTGTGTCTTTAGGAGGTGGATGCAGGTCATATGGGACTCCACAGATCGACGTAGCGGTTGTAAAAATTGCCTCCTTCATTAAATTGTGACAGCATCGTACTGAACATATAATGATTGTCAGGGTGATTGATTTTAAGATTTTGTGCGGTTCTGTCAGTGTAAAACGTTCAAGCTCTCAAAGGAAAGTACCACTTTTGCATGCGCTAGCGTCACGCGAATGTTGCCGGAAATATAAACACTATTGCAACGAACTCGCAGTGACGTTCTTGAATAAGGCGACTACGTTCCATTTTTTCTGCATCAGAATATAAACGAACTGGACCGGAAGCATGGGTGCCGAGCTTACATTTCACAACAATGAGAGTTTTTAGAAAACTAATTCgttttcaaaatcatgggcaattCAGCTAAGCACTCACCATTTTGAACAGGACCTGAGGGATGGGTGCCGACCGAATTATATCTCTCTAGCAACCCTGGATGTTGTGAATGACACAGAAAGCACTCATATGTATTTGTTTTTAATATATAGTTTGCATAATTATGCTattatcaaataaatcaaatgtttACTTATTTTAGTTCTACAAAATAACAATACTATTTTTCTGCGGAAGGATATGTATGTGGCATCTTTGCTAATAATAGACGTCATTTCCCATTATGCATTTCCATTAATCCGCAATTTACAAACATTTGTTTGTACAATCGAAGTTTCTCTGTTGATCTTACAAATTGACTGGCGCTTCGCTTCGGCATTCCAATACTTTCCTTTCAATGCTAATTGTCAATTATTTCAATTTGCTAGAGAGTAAAAGCATGCGTCTACGTTTTCCTGTCTGTCCTGGACAGCGAGAAATGTCTCCCAAGAAAGGGCACATTTGCCATTATGTTACGCAAATTACGCTTGCTTTATTTGCATAATGTATCGTTTCTGCAACTGGGTATTGATAAACCTACTTTGCACATTATCACAAGTTACTAAATTAATTCATTTTAGGATATTGTTCATTCATTGATAATGATTGCTTTGTCGATGCATAGCATTTTTCCTAGCACTTTATTTTTGGCACATTGGCGGCGCGGTATGTGCAGTCTGGCGCGCCCCCTGGGTGGGTTTAACTCCTAGAATGTTGCTAGGAGACCAAACACAAACTCATTTTGTGGAGATCCCGCTATCATATCTCTAGAATTCACACAGGTAAGACATCGCATCATGTTAGTTGTCGCAAATGCAATTACGGGGTGTTTGTAAACTGCATGGACATGGCAGGCTCTGGACAAGACCATATGACAGTAGCTAGGCATTGGTCATGAGTTTTCTTTACTATGCGTTTGCTTGGTTATTGGACAATGACAACCAACTTGATATTAATTAAATGTTTAGGCTGTTTTGTGTGGGTTCCTCATTTTTTAAAAGTATGTCTGTCTTACCTCTTAAGTCTTGGCTTCCCATTCTGAACGAAGAGAGCAAAGTGGGCCAAGTGACACCAAAACAGCACCCCAGGAGGAGTTTGAGAGAGGAACCATGCCAAAGAAGGGTGCAAAAAAGGGGGGAGCAGGGAAGCAAGCAGGGATGACGGAGGAAGAGAGACTCTTGTACATGCAGCAGAGGGCCCAGGCAGAGGACGAGATGGCCAAAAGGAAGGAAGACATGCTAACTCAATTTCTCAAGGTACGTTCAAGAATGTAACCCAATGAAAAGTCACACAGCCTGATGCAACTTGTTAAGCCTATTCTATTCTCAAAATGTCCTTGCATGACCTCTAAGTACTGTCCCCATCATCTCTACCCGTAATGCAACCAGGATAAGCTGCAGAAGGAGGAGCGCAACAGTGCAGTGAACCTGCACAAGTTGACGCAGCAGTGGCGAGCAGTTCTCCGCCAGACACGGGCAGCTGAACTGCGCAGTGACATTGCTGTGCTCAGCCAGACCTTTGAGAGGGTGCTGGACCGGAAGGACAGTGTCATCAAGGttaggtatttatttatttccacaTGCATCTGTGAGAGACTTCTtcttggtgtgtgtgagagactcagaaggctgctgaggggaggacggctcataataatggctggaatggagtggtttcaaacacatggaaaccatgtgcttGATGTCTTCGAAACCATTCCATTaattctgttccagccattacgtCCTCCCAAATTTAGCTATCACCGGCCGCCTGTGGTGTGAcagtctatatctctctctctgctgtagtgTTTGGTGTGTGACCTGAGTGAGGCAGAGCAGCAGTCAGCCCAGGCCCTGCGCTCTCACCTGGAGTGTGTGGACTGCCTGCTGGCCCTGCAGAAGGGTAGGCTGGCATCCCTGGAGCAGCAGTGGAACAGCGGCCTGGAGGGACTGAGCTACGAATTCAATTCTGAGAGGTGTGTGTAAAACCTTCTCACACACACCATGACAGATAGACCTATCCGTCCAGTTCTCTATTAGACAGCCAGAGACACTATACACAGTTCTGCACAACAATTAATAACTGAATTATGCTGCACAAAACTATTTAGATTTTTGTAACCTTGATGCAAGTTTGATATTTACTAGTTATGTGTTATATGTGAATTGACAGCTGCGTGTGTGTCACAGGCGaccggtggcaccttaattggggaggacgggctcatagtaatggatgtaacggagtaaatggaatggtgtGGAACACatcatttccatgtgtttgataccattcagtccattccagccattacacacCATTCCAGACATTGTTATGagcagtcctcccctcagcagcctcctgttgtgtgtgtgtgggtgatagtgtgtgtgtgagagtgtgtatcTTAAAtaattccacccccccccccaaaaaaaaaaaaaaaaaaaaaaaactttgcctttggtgaactaacactcacaCTTGACTTTTTCCTACTAGTACTGACTTTGTTGATAGCTTTTTTATTGTGGAAAATTGTACTTACTATGACtaagatatgtggttgtctcacctagctgtcttaagatgaatgcactaactataaatcgctctggataagagtgtctgctaaattacttaaatgtgtgtgtgtgtgtgtttcccaggGAGCAGATCCTGTCCCAGCACCAGCAGGAGTGTGCTTACCTGGAGGATGTGACCTTTGCCATGGAGCAGTTCTACATGGAGGTAGACGGGGAAGCTCGCCAGGACTACCAGAGCACCAGAGACGACATCAAGAACAGGGTAGGGGTCTGGCTCAGACAACCAGCATCAGTTGTTTTTCCCTCTGGTGGGCCTCTttcatttcccctctctccatttgCAGATCCTCACAATTGGTCTAGGATAATTTCTCCTCTTTAGcgtgctagcagatacccatagacttacaGCCACTgggctaacgctagttagcattgtctTACAAAACTacttctaacttccttcatactggacacagacataaaaatggtatccacgagttcatctgagtTCATCatttggggaagtagataaagggcctcattgccaaaatcccgaagtatccctttaaccttAATCGTTATGAACAACAGAACAAAACAAGCCTTGAACCAGCTGTTAGGGGATGTTGTGTGAGCTGGCTTACATTCCCTGTCTGggatctcctttccctctcccattAGAACATAGAGGAGAAACATGCGTTGAGGATCCAGCTAGAGGGGACGGTGGAGGGCCTGTGGCGTCAGTTCCAACAGGCCCTACGCAGCTACAATGAGGCTACAGAGGACCGTCACATCGCCTTTGAGTCGTTGAGGACCCGCGACCAGCGCAGTGCCCAGGAGATCGACACGCAGATGAGGAGGCTGCAGAAGATGCAGGTCAGTGTTGGGCTACAGAGACTACTTTTCCAATGGGGGCCGATTCAGACTTAGGAAATCTATGCCCTTTTAACATGTTTTGATTGAAACACTGAGCAgtatttggtattcagacttaccgtATGCAGGTGTGCAACAAACTCTGGGTGTGCCTCCAATATCCGCactgaatacatttaattaaactgctgaaaaccctcccacttgttGGCCAACATATTTTCTCATGGAGTTTTCATTtaatagggttttcagtacatttatcaaAAGCCATCCCGTTAAATACAGTGTACCTTTTAATTATAATTTTCTCAAGACTCACTAGAATATATATCTAGAGAACGGGTTCTGAGTATTAGAGATCAATGAAGAAAGCCATCAAAATATGTTAATCATATTAGTCTCCGTTTAGTAGATTTAAAAATCTGTTGATTATTTAGGattaggaaagtatttatgaatctacataattaatacatttaaaaaaatggttcGGAGTGCCTTTATGCACAACGCATATTGATTAATCAAAAATACATAGGTTTGGTTCATCCTGAAAGTTGCCATATTCAGTTGTTCAAACCATGAAATATTGGAAGGGGAGAAAAGTGTAGTCATATAAATCTACCTTAATCCTCACTGATGATGGACCTGTGATGACAACAGTCCAGTTGTCGTGAACCGTGCGCCAagctccaggtttaaactgccACATTTGGTCTGCCTTCCATAAtaattcaaataggctacatgtcccaaaaTATTGGACAACttgtaaataaaaatgatttACTACTACTAGCGACCCTCCGCAACAACCACATGGACAGGACAGCGTTTAGAGGAAACAAATAAAGGTCGGCAAAATCAAACAATGGAATGAAGGGAATTAACCCTAAATTGTCAGTTAAATATGTATGGTTATTACTTATGGTTGCTACCAATAGAAAATTGGAGGAAACAGGAAAAGTTGGGGAATATGATTAAAACATTCTAGAGCGCACAAAGGTACAGTTTGGCATGACTGTCATTCTGCTCGGCTATGCATTTCCAAGATTTATCCTTAAAAGTTAAGGCCATACGATTTAAATTATGCATAGCGGCACAACATTTCGTACTGTGGGAAAGGAGCATGAATACCTGTCATGTTGATAAGCTTTTCAGTTTGCAGCCATATTACTGATTTCAAATTTGTCTCCAGCGATCATAAATTAAAATAAACCAAAACCAATtgttatttatatttacaatccccttatccaaacggattactcatttacctagctctttATTAATTTATAAATTACAGTGCGTGGAGAATGGCGTTATTACTATCGGGTAAAAATAAAGTCGTTTTTTAAAAACTTGGAACCGACGGGTTGCttgaccttattcatggtttcctcgcGAGTAAAGGGGGTGAaattatgagggaattaagtcaaggtcagaatagaTAAATCTGTAGACACACCACCATTTCTGTGATCACCTCCCCAAACTAATATCTGGCTGTCACATGTGTTTCCCCATACTTAAgatcaaggtcagaatacgcagAGAAAAAtgcataaaaagggaattaaGTTCCCTTTACAGGCACGTAACTCGGGTCTGAATTCCTCCTATGTAGAATACAGGGTCAAAAGGACTACTCTGAGCAACAGTCTACCATATGAAAATAGAATGCTTATATTGCTCATCTGTTATATGTGATTGTATTATTAACTTTATTTGAATACAGTATTCATGCATGCCCTCTGTATGTCAGCATGAGTGCTCGTTTCCCACTGTATTGGTGTCTCTCCCCTCCAGGACTCCATATCTGCTCTGCGCTCTAGGCTGAACTCCAGCCAGAAGGAGAGTGAGGGGGCAGCACGGGGCCTGAGGGCGGCCAGGGAGGAGGTGACCCTGCAGGCTCGCCAGCTCAAGGCCCAGCTGAGCCGTGCCCGCGCAGCCGAGAGGAACCAGCTCACCAACCTCACCGTGCATAGCAACGCCGCTGCCAAGAACCTACAGGGCATCATCACTAAGGTGCTAACGTTAATGCATGtagacacatacagtatgtacatttaGCAACCAAACATACACAGCACACTTATGCATGTGTACTGACTCACATTCACTTCCTATGAATTCTCTCACCCTGTCCTGTGATGTTGTGGATCAGGGGGAGAGGTTGCTGCGTCTGGCTGAGATGTGTCGTAAACTGGAGACAGAACATGAGAAAGTCCTGCCCTTCTACACCTCATCTCTCACTGCTGAGGAAGAGAGCCAGGAGAGAGCTAATGCTATGGAGCCTCCATCTGAGGAGCTGGCACAGGTATAGATAGTACTGTATTATACACACACTGATCTGATCTGTGACTCCCACCCAACTTCTCATTTGTAACCCGGTGTGCTCAGGCCATGCTGGACTACCTGGTTCTGGAGCGGTTCTGGCAGCGTTATAACAAGGTTCTGCTGGAGCGGCTGTGTTTGGAACGGGAGAGAGGAGCTCTGACCCAGGAGAACCAGCAACTGCGGATCTTACTGCGCCAGTACCTGGATGGCATCTCCGTTAGTGACGAGATCCTCCGTCATCGCAACCCCCTGCTGATGGTGTCACGGCCCACCCTCGCCGTTCAACCCACTGCTGATGCCCAACGCAAGCGCCACACTGTCATTGAGGCAGCACATGTTGTGCAGCGCACGCTGTAGACTCAATAACAGGCTCACATCACACACCATGCACTCCTTCTGACAGAACTCAATTCCTTACTCTATTTGTGTGTTACTTCTTTCTACCAGGTGTCTTACAATATCCATCAAATAAAAGAGGACTATTCCATCCGATAATAACAACGTTCCCTTGTTGTTTTTACGTTTTATTATTTAAATAGTTCTGCGAGTTTCCTTTATTTATTCTTTCTCTTCTTGGCCTTCTTGCCTGGCCGCTGGGCATTGGCCTTGTTATAGAGGTAGAGGCCCACCATGCCAAGCAGAGTGGGAACCAGGCCCAGACACACTAGAGGGAAGACATCGTTCACCATCTTCTGCCATGGGGTTACCTGGATCAGTGACATCACCTCCACTTCAAACTCTAGGGCAGCATCAGCTaacaggacagagggaagaagagtGAGAGAGGATCAACTACTGagttgtgtgtgttgctgtgctCAGCCAGACCTTTGGAAAGGTGCTGGACTAGCTAGACAGTTATCAAGGTGAGACATTTATTGCTGTAtttattattgtgtgtgtatgcagatGTGTTTAAGTACATGGGATGGTGGGAGGGTATCCTCGCTTTCCATAGGCAAGGTGTGGTGGAATAGTGGTCTTGATTTTTTGTCTAGAGGACCATAAGACAGAACAAGGTTATTATCATAGATTTATGTTATCCACTATTTGTGACATTTTACCAAAGTAATTTGAGACAGGATCTTTGATTTGCTTCACATAGTGGTAATATCAATATTTGAAACATTGTCCTTGCTTAGCCAAGTCATATTGAATTCCTAGTGGAAGTGGTTCTAAATGAATGTAGTCCACTTCAAAATGTTGTATTGGCAGACCTTGACTGTTTACTTACCCTTCACAAACTCCTACCAAGCTCTGTTCCAGACCTGTTGGAGATACAGTATCCCAGTGAATGATGGAATAACAAACACTGCACTGCAAGTGTGAGCTATATTTGAAGGTATATTTAAACAATAAGGCAcgaaggggtgtggtatatggccaatataccactaaGGGCTGGATACAGCCCACATACCACAAACCCCCCAGGTGCATTGTtattatgaactggttaccaacctaattagaacagtaaaaagaaatgttgtcatacctgtggtataaggtctgatataccacagctgtcatgCAATCAGCACTCAGGgctagaaccacccagtttagaaTACTGTTAACTTAAGCTAGTGTTCCTGTTTTGTGTGATCAATATATTGTCAAACTGTCTTTTTGAATGGTTGTGATTTTACCAGGGATAACAGTCCTCTTTCCCAGCACAACAACAAGGGGGTCCCGGGACAGTGATGAGTCAATCACCTTGCCATCTGCCAGCAGTTTACCCTGTTCAGAGCATTGGAACAATATGGTAGGTGCATGTTAAGAGATTTTGCACCTAAGCTGTGATTCTAATCTAAATAGAAGGTTAAGATGCATATCCTGTTCAAGTCACAGTAAATTGTGAAACACTTGACATACTGTTTAACGTTCTTTACAGGAGTGGCTGCACTGGGCACACTGATGAATCAATGACCTCGCCTGTCAATGAAGTCACATgagaccattctagccaatgatgGCAGACACACCGGTGAACAACCAGCAGAAGGGGTTTCACTAGTTAATAGCCACAGTCAAAAATGGCTTTATCGTaaaaatgaaaacaaaatgtgctttttggttttAATGTAAGGTTGGCAGTGTGGTTAAGATTAGAGAACGCCACCTACTGCTGAAGACAGATTTTAGGCCCAGTTATGCATCATCCTTTCTGGTTTGGTCATGTTCTCCTGCTCAGACATGacagatcttacaacgcctggTTAGGTATTTTACTTATCAAAACCACATGTTATAGAAATCTGGTAATGAGCAGGAGTGCTGACGTGTTGCAGCTCCCCCATCACACTACCTACCGAGTAGAATGTTTGGCACGCGGAAAACGTGTCCATTGCACATGGGTTAAAACACGCAATTTACTTGCCATCCCAGATATGATTACAAACTAAGTGTAATGCAAAACTGAAAGTTGCTTTTATTTGACAATATTTGATTGGCACTCGAATTCCCCCGTCTTTAGTGAAAAATGAACTTGCTGCTTCACACCGTGCCACATAGGCAACATCGTATCCAGTCAAATGTATCGAGGTGCAATGAATCAGCACCACTTCAACTGCAGAGAACACTTTTGACCAGATTTAATAAAAATCGACAT from Oncorhynchus clarkii lewisi isolate Uvic-CL-2024 chromosome 7, UVic_Ocla_1.0, whole genome shotgun sequence includes the following:
- the LOC139413532 gene encoding dynein regulatory complex subunit 2 — its product is MPKKGAKKGGAGKQAGMTEEERLLYMQQRAQAEDEMAKRKEDMLTQFLKDKLQKEERNSAVNLHKLTQQWRAVLRQTRAAELRSDIAVLSQTFERVLDRKDSVIKCLVCDLSEAEQQSAQALRSHLECVDCLLALQKGRLASLEQQWNSGLEGLSYEFNSEREQILSQHQQECAYLEDVTFAMEQFYMEVDGEARQDYQSTRDDIKNRNIEEKHALRIQLEGTVEGLWRQFQQALRSYNEATEDRHIAFESLRTRDQRSAQEIDTQMRRLQKMQDSISALRSRLNSSQKESEGAARGLRAAREEVTLQARQLKAQLSRARAAERNQLTNLTVHSNAAAKNLQGIITKGERLLRLAEMCRKLETEHEKVLPFYTSSLTAEEESQERANAMEPPSEELAQAMLDYLVLERFWQRYNKVLLERLCLERERGALTQENQQLRILLRQYLDGISVSDEILRHRNPLLMVSRPTLAVQPTADAQRKRHTVIEAAHVVQRTL
- the LOC139413533 gene encoding peptidyl-prolyl cis-trans isomerase FKBP11-like translates to MLYSFTEVSWIVFQKVGFTMKAKTGVILVMLAAFVYVAAQDAEAEQNVVEELLVETLVKPETCSIMSEMGDTLQIHYTGKLLADGKVIDSSLSRDPLVVVLGKRTVIPGLEQSLVGVCEGQKIKTTIPPHLAYGKRGYPPTIPSDAALEFEVEVMSLIQVTPWQKMVNDVFPLVCLGLVPTLLGMVGLYLYNKANAQRPGKKAKKRKNK